The proteins below are encoded in one region of Polynucleobacter sp. AP-Elch-400A-B2:
- a CDS encoding MFS transporter, producing the protein MTEHHMPGGKKKEYFFLFSLAGIQFTHILDFMIMMPLGPEFIRELNINTHEFGLLLSSYTFAAALAGVFATYFVDRFERRVLLLSLYACFIIATLVCGLAPDYHSLFIARAFAGAFGGILGSLVQTIVADSIPFERRGKALGTVMSAFSVSTVAGVPLSLLLANHIPYLGWRAPFFFIALISSLILYLAYRNIPRIIGHLDQAHEGSRLSQIWNVFSAHQHLRVFFFMALIMLTGFSVIPYIALYLTSNVGIDNGYIPLIYLCGGIATLMSSRVIGQMADRYGKVKIFKILAIASLIPLLVTTNLMPVPLWVALINSTAFFILISGRMIPAMAIASQMVEAKIRGTFMSLVGSVQMLASGLASVLAGMVVTIGADGKMEHYNLVGYGAALCGLLTFCLVGYIHTDKKAQ; encoded by the coding sequence TTGACCGAGCATCACATGCCAGGTGGCAAGAAGAAAGAATACTTTTTCTTATTCTCCTTGGCTGGAATTCAGTTCACTCACATCCTAGACTTCATGATCATGATGCCTTTGGGCCCGGAATTTATTCGTGAGCTCAATATCAACACCCATGAGTTTGGTCTATTACTTTCTTCCTATACTTTTGCCGCAGCCCTTGCCGGTGTCTTTGCCACCTACTTTGTAGATCGTTTCGAGAGGCGAGTACTGCTTCTAAGTTTGTATGCCTGTTTCATTATTGCCACCTTGGTGTGTGGTTTGGCGCCGGATTACCATTCTCTTTTTATTGCTCGGGCATTTGCAGGGGCCTTTGGCGGCATCTTGGGTTCATTAGTTCAAACCATCGTTGCGGATTCTATACCGTTTGAGCGCAGAGGCAAAGCTTTGGGTACGGTGATGTCTGCTTTCTCGGTGTCGACTGTAGCGGGAGTTCCTCTCAGTCTATTGTTGGCTAACCACATTCCATACTTAGGTTGGCGTGCGCCATTCTTTTTTATTGCTCTGATATCCAGTCTCATTTTGTATTTGGCTTATCGCAATATTCCTAGAATCATCGGTCATTTAGATCAGGCTCATGAAGGTAGTCGCTTAAGTCAAATTTGGAATGTGTTTAGCGCACACCAGCATCTACGCGTATTCTTTTTTATGGCGCTGATTATGTTGACTGGATTTTCGGTTATTCCGTATATTGCGCTCTATCTCACCTCCAATGTGGGGATTGATAACGGCTATATTCCATTGATCTATCTTTGTGGCGGGATTGCGACTTTGATGAGTTCTCGAGTGATTGGGCAAATGGCTGATCGCTATGGCAAGGTGAAAATTTTTAAAATATTGGCTATCGCCAGCCTCATTCCTTTGCTAGTCACTACCAATCTGATGCCCGTGCCGCTATGGGTAGCCTTGATAAATTCAACGGCATTTTTCATCTTGATATCCGGGCGCATGATTCCGGCGATGGCAATTGCTAGCCAAATGGTAGAGGCGAAAATTCGGGGTACCTTTATGAGCTTGGTGGGCTCAGTGCAAATGTTAGCATCGGGACTTGCCTCAGTACTTGCTGGCATGGTGGTGACTATTGGTGCAGATGGAAAAATGGAGCACTATAACCTGGTTGGTTATGGAGCGGCTTTATGTGGCTTGCTTACTTTCTGCTTGGTAGGCTATATTCATACTGATAAAAAAGCGCAGTAA
- a CDS encoding 4-oxalocrotonate tautomerase, translating into MPLIQVQIFEGRSDEVKREYAKAITEAAVKIMGCSAESVDVIYRDVKKSDWATAGKLWSD; encoded by the coding sequence ATGCCATTAATTCAAGTTCAAATATTTGAGGGTCGTAGCGATGAGGTTAAGCGCGAGTACGCTAAGGCAATTACAGAAGCGGCGGTCAAAATTATGGGATGCAGTGCTGAATCAGTAGATGTTATTTATCGAGACGTTAAGAAATCAGATTGGGCGACTGCAGGCAAGTTATGGAGTGATTAA
- the rlmB gene encoding 23S rRNA (guanosine(2251)-2'-O)-methyltransferase RlmB encodes MKQILVGFHAVQARLRVDAASLKSVYFDPSRRDRRMGDFLKQAEEILGERLHAADAERLHKLAGHDRHQGVVALAEKMTIARTITEVVEDAESNQSKVMFLVLDGVTDPHNFGACLRVADGAGVDAVVIPKDRSASINATVSKVSSGASEVMPVITVTNLVRSMKEMQEAGVWLIGTDDEAEKSIYDLDLTGPIGIVMGAEGEGMRRLTRETCDELVRIPMKGVVESLNVSVASGVCLYEALRQRLSKEPK; translated from the coding sequence ATGAAGCAAATATTAGTTGGTTTTCATGCAGTACAAGCGCGCTTACGAGTGGATGCAGCAAGTTTGAAGTCAGTTTATTTTGATCCTAGTCGGCGTGATCGCCGTATGGGTGATTTTCTTAAGCAAGCCGAAGAAATTCTAGGTGAAAGACTTCATGCTGCTGATGCCGAGCGCCTTCACAAGCTCGCAGGTCATGATCGCCATCAAGGTGTGGTGGCGTTAGCAGAGAAGATGACCATTGCTAGGACCATTACAGAGGTAGTTGAAGATGCAGAAAGTAATCAAAGTAAGGTGATGTTCTTAGTCTTAGATGGTGTCACTGACCCCCATAACTTTGGCGCATGCTTACGCGTGGCTGATGGTGCTGGTGTAGATGCTGTAGTGATTCCTAAAGATCGTTCAGCCTCAATTAATGCTACAGTCAGCAAAGTATCGAGCGGCGCTTCTGAAGTAATGCCTGTCATTACTGTTACCAATCTGGTTCGAAGCATGAAAGAAATGCAAGAAGCGGGTGTTTGGCTCATCGGCACCGATGATGAAGCTGAAAAATCGATTTACGATCTAGATCTGACCGGCCCCATCGGTATTGTTATGGGTGCAGAGGGTGAGGGTATGCGCCGCTTAACCCGTGAGACTTGTGATGAGTTGGTACGTATTCCGATGAAGGGTGTCGTAGAGAGTCTGAACGTATCCGTTGCCAGTGGCGTCTGTTTGTACGAAGCGTTGAGGCAGCGTTTATCCAAAGAGCCTAAATAG
- the rpiA gene encoding ribose-5-phosphate isomerase RpiA gives MNQDQLKQLVAEAARDEVLKLPAGQILGIGTGSTANYFIDALSPHKDHFAGTVSSSNATTERLLKHGFKVLDPNEVDHLPAYVDGADEIDPAGHMIKGGGGALTREKIIASMAKQFICICDASKQVPVLGNFALPVEIIPLSKGIVTQELAQLGGTVTLRMSKETRADLGQTPSQPFLTDNGGWILDVAGLKIANPIALEAQINQIAGVITVGLFAKEKADILLVSNASGVSRVIF, from the coding sequence ATGAATCAAGATCAACTAAAGCAATTGGTGGCTGAAGCGGCTCGGGATGAAGTATTAAAGCTACCCGCAGGGCAGATCTTGGGTATCGGGACGGGGTCTACCGCCAATTACTTCATTGATGCCTTATCACCCCACAAGGATCATTTTGCTGGAACGGTATCTAGTTCTAATGCCACGACTGAGCGCCTGTTAAAACACGGTTTTAAGGTCTTAGATCCGAATGAGGTGGATCATCTACCTGCCTATGTGGATGGCGCTGATGAAATCGATCCTGCTGGCCATATGATTAAAGGCGGCGGCGGCGCTTTGACCCGCGAAAAAATTATTGCCTCAATGGCCAAACAGTTTATCTGCATCTGCGATGCCTCAAAACAAGTTCCGGTATTGGGTAACTTTGCATTGCCTGTGGAGATCATTCCCTTATCAAAAGGCATTGTTACTCAAGAGCTGGCTCAGTTAGGCGGCACAGTCACACTCAGAATGAGCAAAGAAACTCGTGCAGACTTAGGTCAGACACCAAGCCAGCCTTTTTTGACGGATAACGGCGGCTGGATTTTGGATGTCGCTGGTTTAAAGATCGCCAACCCTATCGCCCTTGAGGCGCAAATCAATCAAATCGCTGGCGTAATCACTGTAGGTCTGTTCGCAAAAGAGAAGGCGGATATTTTGTTGGTGAGCAATGCATCTGGCGTGAGTAGGGTCATCTTTTAA
- a CDS encoding dienelactone hydrolase family protein has protein sequence MISFKRPDGASVEAYLIEPANPINAPGVVVIQEWWGLDDEIKNVANRLAKAGYRALVPDLYRGKLALEANEAEHLMNDLNFGDAASQDIRGAVQYLKATSSAKVAVTGFCMGGALTVLSAGLVPECDGTVVWYGYPPLEYVDAPAIQKPMLGHWALHDEFFSIAGVDQLEQKLKSAGVHYDFQRYDAKHAFANPKSDTRGLPPLQYNPAAADLAWDRTMTFLKTQLTP, from the coding sequence ATGATTTCATTTAAGAGACCAGACGGCGCCTCAGTAGAGGCCTATTTAATTGAGCCAGCCAATCCAATAAATGCCCCTGGCGTGGTGGTGATTCAAGAATGGTGGGGTCTTGATGATGAGATCAAGAATGTTGCCAATCGCCTAGCTAAAGCAGGATATCGTGCCTTGGTTCCGGATCTGTACCGTGGCAAGCTCGCCCTGGAAGCAAATGAAGCAGAGCACCTCATGAATGATCTAAATTTTGGTGATGCCGCCAGCCAAGATATTCGTGGCGCTGTTCAGTACCTCAAGGCAACAAGCAGTGCCAAAGTTGCTGTCACCGGTTTTTGTATGGGTGGTGCGCTCACAGTCCTGTCAGCCGGCCTTGTTCCAGAATGTGATGGAACCGTGGTCTGGTATGGTTACCCTCCACTCGAATACGTGGATGCACCCGCTATTCAAAAGCCAATGTTGGGGCACTGGGCTCTGCACGATGAATTTTTCTCCATCGCTGGTGTAGATCAACTAGAGCAGAAGTTGAAATCCGCTGGAGTTCATTATGATTTCCAGCGCTACGATGCTAAGCATGCATTCGCCAATCCAAAGTCAGATACTAGGGGACTGCCACCATTGCAATACAACCCAGCTGCCGCTGATTTAGCCTGGGATCGCACGATGACTTTCCTAAAAACTCAGCTCACTCCATAA
- the tal gene encoding transaldolase, with product MTSPASALSQLKQFTTVVADTGDFERMREYQPQDATTNPSLILKAAQQANYQTLVNQVKSSHPGLKPVDLVDHILVAFGLEILKIVPGRVSTEVDARLSFNTQATIQKANHLISLYESHGIDRKRVLIKLAGTWEGIEAARALEAEGIHCNMTLLFSLVQAAACGAVNAKLISPFVGRITDWHKTKLGSNWSDENHGGANDPGVTSVKRIFHYYKHFGINTEIMGASFRNTSQILELAGCDLLTISPELLGDLQNSYAAVEKKLNASNAASALASENILALKLDESNFRLQLNNDAMATEKLAEGIRNFCIDTEKLETLLSH from the coding sequence ATGACATCACCCGCCAGCGCACTGAGCCAACTCAAACAATTCACTACTGTCGTGGCCGATACTGGCGACTTTGAGCGTATGCGCGAATACCAACCGCAAGACGCTACTACCAATCCCTCCCTGATCCTGAAGGCTGCTCAGCAAGCCAACTACCAAACCCTGGTAAATCAAGTCAAATCTTCGCATCCTGGCTTAAAACCTGTCGATTTAGTCGACCATATCCTGGTAGCTTTTGGTCTGGAGATTTTGAAGATCGTCCCAGGCAGGGTTTCGACCGAAGTCGATGCCCGCCTCTCTTTTAATACTCAGGCAACAATTCAGAAGGCCAATCATCTCATTTCGCTATATGAATCGCACGGAATTGATCGCAAACGTGTCTTGATTAAGCTAGCTGGTACATGGGAAGGAATTGAGGCGGCGAGAGCTTTAGAGGCTGAAGGCATTCACTGTAACATGACGCTACTCTTCTCTTTAGTACAAGCGGCGGCTTGCGGTGCAGTTAATGCGAAATTGATTTCTCCTTTTGTAGGGCGCATCACCGATTGGCATAAAACAAAACTTGGCAGCAATTGGAGTGATGAAAACCATGGCGGAGCAAATGATCCTGGCGTTACCTCGGTCAAGCGTATCTTCCACTATTACAAACACTTCGGCATCAATACCGAGATCATGGGGGCCAGCTTCCGTAATACCAGTCAAATATTAGAGCTAGCTGGATGTGACTTATTGACTATTAGCCCTGAGCTATTGGGCGATCTTCAAAATAGTTATGCAGCGGTTGAGAAAAAACTAAATGCCAGTAATGCAGCTAGTGCGCTTGCCAGTGAAAATATCCTAGCACTCAAGCTAGATGAATCGAACTTTAGATTGCAGTTAAATAATGATGCAATGGCCACTGAAAAGTTGGCTGAAGGTATAAGGAATTTCTGTATCGATACTGAAAAACTAGAAACGCTCTTAAGTCACTAA
- the trxC gene encoding thioredoxin TrxC — MIIHCPHCNKGNRVPTEKLNQTPVCGACQQELLSLPINATAANFSELVTQSVMPVIVDFWAPWCGPCKMFGPTFQASAITHANQVLFVKVNTEAEQLLGSQWNIRSIPTLAGFKGGKEVHRVSGALPPAELEQFVKQLTI; from the coding sequence ATGATTATTCATTGTCCACATTGCAATAAAGGAAATCGTGTTCCCACTGAAAAGCTCAATCAAACCCCTGTCTGTGGAGCCTGTCAACAAGAACTGCTATCGCTACCCATCAATGCCACTGCGGCAAACTTTAGCGAACTGGTTACTCAATCCGTAATGCCAGTGATAGTGGATTTCTGGGCGCCATGGTGCGGACCCTGCAAGATGTTTGGCCCCACCTTTCAGGCGAGCGCTATTACTCATGCAAATCAAGTTTTGTTTGTGAAAGTAAACACCGAAGCAGAGCAGCTACTCGGATCGCAATGGAATATCCGCTCAATCCCAACCCTAGCGGGATTTAAAGGTGGAAAAGAAGTGCACCGTGTTAGTGGTGCTCTACCGCCAGCCGAACTAGAGCAATTTGTAAAGCAGTTGACTATTTAG
- a CDS encoding oxidative damage protection protein has protein sequence MARMVQCIKLNKEAEGMDFAPLPGDLGKKVWNQVSKEAWAAWLKHQTMLINENRLNMADPRARQYLLKQVEKYFFEGGADMAQGYVPPAE, from the coding sequence ATGGCACGCATGGTTCAATGCATCAAACTGAATAAAGAAGCTGAAGGCATGGACTTCGCACCACTACCTGGCGATCTCGGTAAGAAAGTTTGGAATCAAGTCTCCAAAGAGGCTTGGGCTGCTTGGTTGAAACACCAAACCATGCTCATTAATGAGAATCGCCTGAATATGGCTGACCCTCGTGCTCGTCAGTACCTCCTCAAGCAAGTTGAAAAATACTTCTTTGAAGGTGGTGCAGACATGGCTCAGGGCTATGTACCGCCTGCTGAATAA
- the rnr gene encoding ribonuclease R, with amino-acid sequence MRKAKDLVPREADRLGTVQGHRDGFGFVIPDDGGEDIFLSEREMSRVMHADRVNVRVLGTDRRGRPEGQIVDVILHANKVVIGRLLNENGVLIVAPEDKRIGHDILIPPKGQGNAKLGQVVSVEIIDYPDSYRQAVGRVVEVLGEIDDPGMEIEIAVRKYGVPHEFSTAAKKEADALPDSVQQSDLEGRVDLRDVPLVTIDGADARDFDDAVYCEPVMHGKSKAWRLIVAIADVSHYVKPGHPLDDEGLLRATSVYFPRRVIPMLPEKISNGLCSLNPGVDRLCMVCDSVVDQNGVVLAYQFYPAVMHSAQRFTYDIVWEILSNSKGPEATRFAQLRPLLTNLYSLYKILLDARQKRGAIEFETTETQIISNELGKILRIEPRLRNDAHRLIEECMLTANVCAADFIDKNKHLSLYRVHGEPSEEKLVTLRQVLRTSGLSLGGGEKPKPRDYAKLMREIKERPDANMLQSVVLRSMQQAMYQPDNEGHFGLAYPAYSHFTSPIRRYPDLLTHRVIKAILIKKPYTPVLPPTVPLNLTLPRKGKGRENAVNAKKSHSDAKEAAANGTRLPKLPKGANAAMPIWGQLGVHCSSNERRADEASRDVEAWLKCYYMRDHLGQEYAGTVTGVATFGLFIQLENLFVEGMIHVTELGGDYFQYDEARQELRGERTGIRYRLGDRVHVLVSRVDLDARKIEFSLVKSVGLEPGGTTNRRQIVLASDTGRPNKKASPKKGRPGSKEPQKHSGVNVNAAKSAGNLGANQSKNQAGRTASKVAKSGKPTRPAGKPAGTKPPVRSTKARRK; translated from the coding sequence ATGCGTAAAGCAAAAGACTTGGTGCCACGAGAGGCTGACCGCTTAGGTACAGTCCAGGGTCACCGAGATGGATTTGGATTTGTTATCCCAGATGACGGCGGTGAAGATATTTTTCTTTCTGAAAGAGAAATGTCCCGCGTCATGCACGCAGATAGAGTGAATGTCAGGGTATTGGGAACAGATCGGCGCGGTCGTCCAGAAGGCCAGATCGTCGATGTCATTTTGCATGCCAATAAAGTAGTCATTGGGCGTCTCTTGAATGAGAATGGTGTTTTGATTGTTGCGCCTGAAGACAAGCGCATTGGTCACGATATTTTGATTCCACCAAAAGGCCAGGGTAACGCTAAATTAGGTCAAGTGGTCAGCGTCGAAATCATTGACTATCCAGATAGCTACCGTCAAGCCGTTGGTCGTGTTGTCGAGGTACTAGGTGAAATTGATGATCCTGGTATGGAAATCGAAATCGCTGTCCGTAAATATGGCGTGCCCCACGAATTTTCAACAGCTGCAAAAAAAGAAGCAGATGCCTTACCTGATTCTGTTCAGCAATCTGATTTAGAAGGTCGAGTGGATTTGCGCGACGTTCCTTTGGTCACTATTGACGGTGCTGATGCTCGTGACTTTGATGATGCGGTGTATTGCGAACCAGTGATGCACGGTAAAAGCAAGGCTTGGCGCCTGATTGTCGCGATTGCCGATGTATCTCATTACGTAAAGCCAGGACATCCTTTGGATGATGAAGGACTTCTGCGTGCGACTTCAGTGTATTTCCCAAGAAGGGTAATACCAATGCTGCCGGAGAAGATCTCTAATGGTCTTTGCTCCCTGAATCCTGGAGTTGATCGCTTATGCATGGTGTGTGATTCAGTGGTGGATCAAAATGGTGTTGTTTTGGCCTATCAGTTCTACCCCGCAGTCATGCATTCTGCGCAGCGCTTTACATATGACATAGTCTGGGAGATTCTCTCGAATAGCAAAGGCCCTGAAGCAACACGCTTTGCCCAGCTCAGGCCTCTTCTGACTAATCTCTATTCCCTGTATAAGATTTTGCTAGACGCACGTCAAAAACGTGGCGCTATCGAGTTTGAAACTACTGAAACCCAAATTATCAGCAATGAGTTGGGCAAGATCTTACGCATTGAACCCCGTCTGCGTAATGACGCACACCGCTTAATCGAAGAGTGCATGTTGACAGCAAACGTCTGCGCTGCTGACTTTATTGATAAAAACAAGCATCTCAGTCTGTACCGTGTACACGGTGAACCTTCAGAAGAGAAGTTGGTGACTTTGCGCCAAGTTTTACGTACTTCAGGTTTGTCTTTGGGCGGCGGTGAAAAGCCGAAACCAAGAGACTATGCCAAGTTGATGCGCGAAATCAAAGAGCGTCCTGATGCCAATATGCTGCAGTCGGTTGTTTTGCGTTCTATGCAGCAGGCAATGTACCAGCCTGATAACGAGGGTCACTTTGGCCTTGCGTATCCTGCATATTCTCATTTCACAAGTCCGATTCGTCGCTACCCCGACCTCTTGACCCATCGTGTCATCAAAGCAATTCTCATTAAGAAACCGTATACGCCAGTATTGCCGCCAACGGTTCCATTGAATCTCACATTGCCACGCAAAGGCAAAGGTCGCGAAAATGCTGTGAATGCCAAGAAGTCTCATAGCGATGCAAAAGAGGCTGCAGCTAATGGCACACGTTTACCTAAGTTGCCTAAGGGCGCTAATGCGGCAATGCCTATTTGGGGTCAACTGGGCGTGCATTGCTCATCGAATGAGCGCCGTGCAGATGAGGCATCCCGCGATGTAGAGGCTTGGCTCAAGTGCTATTACATGCGCGATCATTTGGGTCAGGAATATGCTGGCACGGTTACTGGAGTGGCTACATTTGGTTTATTCATCCAATTGGAAAATCTCTTTGTTGAGGGCATGATCCATGTAACTGAGTTGGGTGGTGATTATTTCCAGTACGATGAAGCCCGTCAAGAATTGCGCGGTGAGAGAACGGGTATTCGGTATCGCTTGGGTGATCGGGTACATGTATTGGTCAGTCGAGTAGACTTAGATGCGCGTAAAATTGAATTTAGTCTAGTGAAATCGGTTGGCTTAGAGCCAGGTGGGACCACTAATCGCCGCCAAATTGTATTGGCTAGCGATACTGGTAGACCCAATAAGAAAGCTTCTCCCAAAAAAGGTCGCCCTGGGAGCAAAGAACCGCAGAAGCATTCTGGTGTAAATGTAAATGCTGCCAAATCTGCTGGTAACTTGGGTGCAAACCAATCGAAGAATCAAGCTGGGCGCACTGCAAGTAAAGTTGCGAAGTCTGGGAAGCCCACAAGACCTGCCGGTAAACCTGCAGGTACAAAACCACCTGTTCGCAGCACTAAAGCGCGTCGTAAATAA
- a CDS encoding malate synthase G, protein MTARTQCNSLQVATPLYRFIEDQVLPGTGIKSADFWKGFDDIVKDLSPKNEALLAKRDRLQLDLDKWHQANPGPIKDMPAYRKYLKEIGYIDDVPAKVLATTQNVDDELALQAGPQLVVPVLNARYALNAANARWGSLYDALYGTDVISEEDGATKAGAYNPIRGAKVVAYARQFLDQAAPLAKASYTDVVAYAVVDKKLSVKLKDGSTTGLIDEKQFVGYQGDASEPSSVLLRNHGIHIDIQIDKTKTIGASDSAGVNDVVLEAALSTILDLEDSVAVVDGDDKVLAYENWLGILKGTLVEEVSKGGKTFTRTLNADRKYTAGIGAVNAKDGVVTLHGRSLLFLRNVGHLMTNPAIITGEGKEIYEGILDAVVTVLIALYDINRPATQAIGNTRKGSVYIVKPKMHSAEEVAFAGELFGRVEKLLGLPENTVKLGIMDEERRMSVNIKAAIAAAGARVAFINTGFLDRTGDEMHTGMYGGAMVRKGRMKIAKWFGAYERRNVLAGLDCGLRGRAQIGKGMWPAPDLMKEMVEQKAAHPQAGANTAWVPSPTAATLHAIHYHQVDVAKIQEDMEKQDTAAEYEALTDDLLTVPIALFPDWTKEEIREALNNNCQGILGYVVRWIDQGVGCSKVPDIYNVGLMEDRATLRISSQHIANWLLHKYVSKAEVEEAMQRMATIVDSQNAGDPLYKPMMPNYKDSYAFQAASDLIFKGLEQPNGYTEPLLHAWRLKVKQAQAK, encoded by the coding sequence ATGACAGCACGTACACAATGTAATAGCCTTCAAGTAGCTACACCGCTTTACCGTTTTATTGAAGATCAAGTTTTGCCGGGCACAGGAATTAAAAGTGCAGACTTTTGGAAAGGTTTTGACGATATCGTTAAAGATCTGAGCCCAAAGAATGAAGCATTACTAGCTAAGCGTGATCGCTTGCAATTAGATTTAGATAAATGGCATCAAGCCAATCCTGGCCCGATCAAAGATATGCCCGCTTATCGTAAGTACTTGAAAGAAATCGGTTACATCGACGATGTGCCTGCTAAAGTTTTGGCTACTACTCAGAATGTGGATGACGAACTCGCTCTACAAGCCGGTCCTCAACTGGTTGTTCCGGTGCTCAATGCGCGCTATGCCTTAAATGCTGCAAACGCGCGTTGGGGCTCTTTGTATGATGCCCTGTACGGCACAGATGTTATTTCTGAAGAAGATGGCGCTACCAAGGCCGGAGCCTACAACCCGATTCGGGGTGCTAAGGTAGTTGCTTACGCACGTCAATTTTTAGATCAAGCCGCTCCTTTGGCTAAAGCCTCTTACACCGATGTAGTTGCCTATGCCGTTGTAGATAAAAAACTGTCCGTGAAATTAAAAGATGGCAGCACAACGGGTTTAATTGATGAGAAACAGTTTGTTGGCTATCAAGGCGATGCCTCTGAACCATCGTCTGTTTTGTTGCGTAACCATGGTATTCATATTGATATTCAAATTGATAAGACTAAAACCATTGGCGCTTCTGATTCAGCGGGCGTAAATGATGTGGTGCTTGAAGCTGCACTCTCAACCATTTTGGATCTAGAAGACTCAGTAGCAGTTGTGGATGGCGATGACAAAGTACTGGCTTATGAGAATTGGTTAGGCATTCTCAAAGGCACCTTAGTTGAAGAAGTCAGCAAAGGTGGTAAGACTTTTACCCGCACACTGAATGCAGATCGCAAATATACAGCCGGTATTGGCGCTGTCAATGCTAAAGATGGCGTTGTGACTTTGCATGGTCGATCACTCTTGTTTCTGCGTAACGTTGGTCACTTGATGACTAACCCCGCCATCATTACTGGCGAAGGCAAGGAAATCTACGAAGGCATCTTAGATGCAGTAGTGACGGTGCTGATTGCTTTGTATGACATCAATCGCCCAGCGACTCAGGCTATTGGCAATACACGTAAGGGCTCGGTCTATATTGTTAAACCAAAAATGCACAGTGCTGAGGAAGTGGCATTTGCTGGCGAACTCTTTGGTCGAGTTGAGAAATTACTTGGCTTGCCTGAGAACACAGTCAAATTAGGCATCATGGATGAAGAGCGCCGTATGAGCGTCAACATTAAGGCTGCTATTGCTGCAGCCGGTGCTCGTGTTGCCTTTATTAATACTGGATTCTTAGACCGCACTGGTGATGAAATGCACACTGGCATGTATGGCGGAGCTATGGTTCGTAAGGGCAGAATGAAGATTGCTAAATGGTTTGGAGCTTATGAGCGCCGTAACGTGTTAGCAGGTTTAGATTGTGGCCTACGTGGTCGCGCACAGATTGGTAAGGGCATGTGGCCTGCGCCAGATCTCATGAAGGAAATGGTGGAGCAAAAAGCTGCACATCCTCAAGCTGGAGCGAATACTGCCTGGGTACCATCACCTACTGCTGCTACTTTGCATGCCATTCACTATCACCAGGTCGATGTAGCAAAGATCCAAGAGGATATGGAGAAGCAGGATACTGCAGCCGAGTATGAGGCCTTAACTGATGATCTCTTGACCGTACCAATCGCGCTATTTCCGGATTGGACTAAAGAGGAGATTCGCGAAGCCCTGAATAATAATTGCCAAGGTATTTTGGGTTATGTAGTGCGCTGGATTGACCAAGGCGTTGGTTGCTCTAAGGTGCCTGATATTTATAATGTAGGCTTAATGGAAGATCGCGCAACATTGCGTATTTCTAGTCAGCACATTGCCAACTGGTTGCTGCATAAGTATGTAAGCAAAGCCGAAGTAGAGGAAGCTATGCAACGAATGGCTACTATCGTGGATAGTCAAAATGCTGGCGATCCCTTGTATAAGCCGATGATGCCAAACTATAAGGATTCCTACGCCTTTCAAGCTGCAAGCGATCTGATCTTTAAGGGTCTTGAGCAGCCAAACGGATATACCGAGCCCTTGTTGCATGCTTGGCGTTTGAAGGTTAAGCAGGCGCAAGCAAAGTAA
- a CDS encoding class II aldolase/adducin family protein, with translation MMNQTEEQVRINLAAAYRLAALKGWDDGIYTHISASIPNEDDAYLINQFGLRFDEVSPENLVKVNVQGEILSGIGPVNQSGFAIHGAVHAARPDAACVLHLHIDSVIAVSAQKQGLLPLSQHALRFYGDIERHRYQGLALSASEQVGLISALGDKKALLLENHGSIICGVSIQQAFYLMDVLDRACKIQLLAGEVEGLIVPDPAICRMTYEQLCCDGDEEGQIEWPAYLGLLKK, from the coding sequence ATGATGAATCAAACTGAGGAACAAGTTCGAATCAATTTAGCTGCAGCGTATCGTCTCGCTGCGTTGAAGGGGTGGGATGACGGTATTTATACCCATATTTCAGCTTCCATTCCAAATGAAGATGACGCTTATCTAATCAATCAATTTGGTTTGCGCTTTGATGAAGTATCTCCAGAAAATTTAGTCAAGGTGAATGTCCAAGGAGAAATCCTCTCAGGCATAGGGCCGGTAAATCAATCTGGTTTTGCTATTCATGGAGCGGTGCATGCGGCCAGACCGGATGCTGCGTGTGTACTTCATCTACATATTGATTCTGTCATTGCTGTCTCAGCACAAAAGCAAGGTCTACTTCCACTATCGCAGCATGCTTTACGTTTCTATGGTGATATCGAAAGGCATCGCTATCAAGGGCTGGCCTTATCGGCCTCAGAGCAAGTGGGACTCATATCGGCACTTGGAGATAAAAAGGCTTTATTGTTAGAGAACCACGGCAGCATCATCTGTGGTGTGAGTATTCAGCAGGCATTTTATTTAATGGACGTATTAGATAGGGCCTGCAAAATTCAACTATTAGCAGGTGAGGTAGAGGGATTGATAGTTCCCGATCCGGCAATTTGCAGGATGACTTACGAGCAATTGTGCTGTGATGGTGATGAGGAAGGTCAGATAGAGTGGCCAGCTTATCTAGGTTTATTAAAAAAATAG